GAAAGTAAACAAAATAAATATTCAAGTTCAGAAAGAGAATTAACAATTAATAAAAATGATAAGCAATGGAAAGGATTTGAAAATGATAAAAAGTATGGAATTGAAAATTTTTCATGTATTAAAGACGAATTTGGTTTAATTACAATTTCAGGACAATATAACAACAATCAAATTAAAAAAGATAGAGTAATCATGGAGATTGCATTTTTGGATAACAATCAGAATATAATTTTAAAAAATACTGCAAATCTTTTAGAACTTGAAGAGTATGAAACTAAAAGATTCATTGGAAATTTAAAAATTGATAAGAAATTTTCAACATGTACAATTAATGTAAAGAATTAAGAAATTGATTTTCTGAAAGTTTCCAAGGCAGTTATGAATTCTTTTTGTGTAGATTTATGCTTAACAAATTCAACTTGACCACATAATTGAAGCCATTGGTTGATTTCAGCATAGTTTGAAACACTTGATTCTTTAAGATTATTCATAATTTCAGTATGTGTCAAATCCAAATTAATTTCTAATTTATGAGAATAATAGTATCGTATAGCCTGGCTAAATTTTTCAAATGCATATTTAGGTAAATTATCTTCAAATAGATTTCTGGATGTTTGAATCATTTCAATAGTGTTTTCTACATAATTAACAGAAGGAGAAATAGTTACAATTTCTAAATTATGTGTAGAAATGGATTTTCTATACATGAAATATCCAAAAACAATTAATCCAAAAATTATTGGAATCGAAAGTAACAATGTCAAATCATAGTTTTTAGGTAATTCAATTGATTGTGGAGGTTTTTCTAAAGAATCAATGACATGTCTTGTATTTTCAAAGTTAGTATTTACAAATTGAAAATCATCAAATAAATTTGAAGAAATATTGTTTACTAAATCCGGAGACTGTTTGACAGATATTTCTAATTGACGAGAAGAAATAGATTCATAAACATTAGAAGTTTCTGAACTTAGTTGTCTTATCATGTCTTCTTTCATTGTTTGTGAATTAGGTTTAACGTAATTTGGTAGTAATTCTCTTAAGTCAATATTTTCATCACCGTCATTTGCCATCTGTGATGCTTTGAGTCTAACATCATCATATTTTGTAGGTGAAAATGCATCATTAGGAATAGATTCTAAATCATCTAAGTCATAACCACGTTCAACCAAAAAATTTTCTAAATTAGAATCAACGTAGTACTCTGTTGAAATTCCAGAAGAAAGATACTTTTGTGTTTTTACAGGATCCAGTAACGCTTCAGCAAGTTCAACATAACCATCAGAATACCTATCCAAGTATTTTATCATATGAAAAAAATTTTCTTTATTAATTTTTTTTTGCTCTATTAACATTTTATTTAGAATTTTTCCCTCTTCAGATTCAATAGTTATTATTTTATCACCTATAGTATAACCACTACCAGTGATAAAATCTTCTTGAGACTCCTGTTCAATGACAATGTTTAAAGATTCATTCTTATTTTTTTTTACTTCAACATTACCCATATCTTCTTCAGACTCAATGTCAGGAGAAACTATAAGTGATTTAGATTGACCCTCAATAATCCAATCAATTTCTACATCAACAGGTTCAGCAAAAGCAGGATTTATGAAAACAATTGACATTGAAAATAATAAAATCCAGAATGGTGTCAATATTTAATTTCTATAAAATAATCATTAGTAAAATAAAAATTGGTACAATCGTCGAACATACCACATACTATTAATCATGATTTTAAAAATTAAAATTAATGGTTTTAGACACGAATAATGAAAAATTTGCAACATCAGATGAGAAAATTCAAGAATTAACGGAAATATCGCAAAAGTATTCAAAAATCATCTCAAGGGCCATATTAGAAACAGAGAAAAATATTATTGGTCAAGAAGACGTGGTTAAGAAAATTCTAATTTCAATTATTTCAGATGGGCATGTACTACTAGAAAGTGTCCCAGGATTGGCTAAAACATTGTTGATCAAAACAATGGCAGATATCTTTAGCGTAAGGAATGTTAGAATACAATTTACACCTGACTTACTCCCAGCCGATATTTTAGGAACAAAAATTTATAAAAATAATTCCAATTCATTTGAAATTCAAAAAGGGCCAATTTTTCATAATTTTGTTTTAGCAGATGAAATAAACCGTGCACCGCCAAAAGTTCAATCAGCCCTACTAGAATCAATGCAAGAAAAGCAAGTTAGTATACATGGAGAAACATTTCAATTAGAAAAACCATTTTTAGTTCTTGCAACTCAAAATCCAATTGAAAATGAAGGAACCTACAAGCTACCTGAAGCTCAGGTGGATAGATTTGCATTAAAAATTTTAATTGACTATCCTACAAAAGAAAATGAAATTAAAATTATTGAAAACAATACAATTGAAACAGAAATTAAAGCAGAATCAATTTTAAAACCAACTCAAATTTTAGAAATGCAAGAATTTAACTCAAAAATTTATGCCGATAAAATAATTTTAAAATATGTTGCAAGTATAGTGGATTCTACAAGAAATCCAGACAATTATGAATTAGACTTGGAAAATATTATTGAATTCGGTGCATCTCCAAGAGCCTCAATTTGGCTAATTAAAACAGCAAAAGCTAATGCCCTGATAAATGGTAGAGGCTATGTCATTTCTGAAGATATTAAAGAAGTTGCACATGATGTATTACGTCACAGATTAATCCTTACTTTTGAAGCAGAAGCAGATGAGATAACTACCGATAAAGTAATCGATATGATCCTAGATAAGATACCATCACCATAAAAATGAGCAAAATTTCAGAATTATTAGGGCAAATTAAAAATTTACAAATTCAGACAAAGAATTTAGTAGAAGGAATAGAGTCCGGGGCTTATAATTCCAAATTCAGAGGCGGAGGAATCGAATTTTCAGAAGTTAGAGAATATATTCCAGGAGACGACGTAAAACGAATCGATTGGAACGTTTCTGCTAGGCACAATTCACTGTTTGTAAAAGAATTTGTGGAAGAAAATGAACTGAATATCTACCTAATTGTAGATTTATCAGCAAGTAATAATTTCGGGTTTAAGAAATCAAAATTAGACTTAAGTTTTGAAGTTGTAGTATCACTCGTGTTTTTAGCACTAAAAAATAATGACAGATTAGGTTTAGGTATTTTTACAGATCAATTAGAAAAATTTATTCCGTCAAAAAAAGGTAAAAGACAACTTCTAAGAATAATTAAAGAATTAATAGAATATCAACCAAAGAGTAAGGAAACCAATATTTTAAAATCATTATCAACATTAAAAAATAAATTAAAAAGAAAAAGTGTAATTTACATCATTTCTGATTTTATTTCAGACTCGTATGAAAAACCATTAAAAATTTTAAAATTACATCATGAAGTTATTTTAATTAATATTTCAGACATTAATGAAATGAAAATTCCTGATATTGGATATGCGTATATTGAAGATTCAGAAACAGAAGAACAAATACTAGTTAATACTTCAAGCAAAATTTTTCAAAAACAATATAGTAAAATTATGAATCAAAAAATTATTGAAAATCAAAATAGTATGAAGAAAATTGGAGTAGATATTATCAATCTAAACAATGAAGAATCATTTGATATTACAATTAACAAGTACTTTAGAAATAAGTGGAGAATGAAAAACTAATGGAGTTTGGATTTATCAATGCACTATTTCTTTTTCTTTTAATTCCTGTTTTAATTTTTGTATATTACAAATACAATACAGGAAAAAAAGAATCAATTTTAAAATTCAGTACATTAAAAGTTATCAAACAAACAAACACCAAAAATAACGGAATCAGAAAACATAGTCCATTTGTATTAATCATACTTGTATTATCACTCATCATAATTGCCCTTGCAAATCCTCAAATTGTAACTATGGGTGCTGAAAAAGGAATCAACATAGGCATAGTTTTAGATGGTTCAGAAAGTATGGCTGCATCAGACTACAACCCTACAAGATTAGAAGCAGCAAAAAAGGCAATTAATTCACTCATAGAAAAGACTCCAAATACTAACAATGTAGGAGTCGTGGTCTTTGAAACAGGTGCAGGAACAATTTCCTATCTAACCCCCGTAAAAGAAAAAACAATTAATTCAATTTCGTCAATTCAACAAGGGACAGGAGCAACTGCAATTGGAGATGGCTTATCATTAGGAATTGATATGGTATCATCAATTTTAGATAAAAAGCGAGTTATCATTCTTCTTAGTGATGGCATACACAATTCAGGATTAGTTACACCTGAACAGGCAACACAATATGCAATTTTAAACAATGTCCAGGTTCATACTATTGGAATTGGGTCAGAAAATCCAGTTTATCTCCGTGATGACATATACGGTGAACCTCAATATGCCGAATTAGACGAACTGGCACTTCAGGAAATTGCTAATAGTACGGGCGGAATGTATTTCAAATCATTGGACGATAAGACGTTGAATGAAATATTATTGGAATTGAATGCAAATCTAGAATATGAAAAAGAATTATCAACAATTCGAGATTGGTTTATTGGGTCAGCGATCATTATTCTTTTAATAGACATTTACATAATTTACGGAAGATTCAGAATAGCTGCATAATAATTATAAAAAAAATTTAAAAATAAAAAATAGCGATCTTATTGATGTGAAAAAGTTAAACACTCAAGTAATTTTTTTTAAATTTAATTTTTAACAAAAAGATAATTCTATAGGGTTTAGAGTCAGAGACATCTCGCGGTGTTAGCTGGAAGAGCCCAATGCTCACATAAACTAGTTAATGCATTACAGAGTCTCCAAAATACGGAGACTGACTTTTTTTTCAGGGCAATATCAAAAAATAGCAGAAATTATGAAAATTAATTAATTAAATTTCAATTAACATAATATGCCATTAGATAAAATTAAAGAAGTTGAAGAATATGCAGAAACCCATAAATCTTCAGTCCTACATATTCAGAACAATCCAGTTGGATGTATCATAGAGAATAATTCTGAAAACAGATTAAAATTTGAATCAGTAGAAAATCAATCACAAATTAAGGCAAGTTTAAGAGGATTTCTAAACAAACATGAAGAAATAGGATTAGTAATGGGATGTAAATTTAAAATTGAAATCAATCAAGAATTGCTAGAATATACAGTGTATCCATCCACGGATTTTATTGAATCAATAATTTTCAACGAGACAATATTTCTTATTGATAATAAAATGAACCAAATTTTTTCTTGCAAAATTTTAACTGATCAATTTGTAAAAACTAAATCAGAATTTGAAAAATTCAAAAAATTATCCAAAAATTAAATTGTTGAAAGGAGTTTCTTTTTCTTTTCTTGAAATTCTTTAGCAGTAATTACTCCAGCATCCTTTAGTCTTGCTAAACTTTCTAAGAGTTCAAGATTTTCTTTTTTAGAAACTTTTAAGGACTTGCCAACTTTCACGGTTTTTTGAATTTTAGATTTAGCTGTAGTTTTAAGTTTTGAACCTAAAACATGACGCTTGTCAGAAATTTTTTCAGTAATTTGGAATCCCTTTTTTTTAGCCTGACTTACAATTTCTTGAGATTTCTGTTTAGTTACATCATCAATTAACTTATGTTTTTTAGCCATTTGGCTAATTTCCAGAGTCTTTTTTTTGGCTAGTCGAGTTTGATACTTTAGATCCTTTATAATTTCATTTTTACTTTTTTGTTCAAATCGTCTAGTATATTCCTGGATAAGTAAGATAGGAAATGGAGAATACTCTACATCAGAATAGTATCTAATTATTGTCTCATCAGATAATTTTTTAAGATATTCTTTAAAGGATGCTTCAGATTTAAGTGCCATATTTTAAATCAAATTAATCATCATAAAAAGATTATACTTGATTGATTAAATATCAAAAATTAAGAATTCAACTGGACCAAATAGGTTGGGATTTTAGCCAATTGATTAAATCCACGTATAGACTACTTTTTTGCATGTTTAATACACCAATTTCTAAGTTAGTTGAAGATTTTACAGTCTTTGAATAATTTTCACATTTTGCAAAAATCACTTTATCTAAAAACATTTCATTATTCATTTCTTTTTTAGCCAGTTCCTCAGATTCAGTCATTGCAAAACTTGCAAACAATACACCATCTACCCAATAGGCATTTGCAGATTCTAATGAAGACATCATACCAATAAGATCATCAAGACTGAGTTGT
This window of the Candidatus Nitrosomarinus catalina genome carries:
- a CDS encoding AAA family ATPase, whose protein sequence is MVLDTNNEKFATSDEKIQELTEISQKYSKIISRAILETEKNIIGQEDVVKKILISIISDGHVLLESVPGLAKTLLIKTMADIFSVRNVRIQFTPDLLPADILGTKIYKNNSNSFEIQKGPIFHNFVLADEINRAPPKVQSALLESMQEKQVSIHGETFQLEKPFLVLATQNPIENEGTYKLPEAQVDRFALKILIDYPTKENEIKIIENNTIETEIKAESILKPTQILEMQEFNSKIYADKIILKYVASIVDSTRNPDNYELDLENIIEFGASPRASIWLIKTAKANALINGRGYVISEDIKEVAHDVLRHRLILTFEAEADEITTDKVIDMILDKIPSP
- a CDS encoding DUF58 domain-containing protein: MSKISELLGQIKNLQIQTKNLVEGIESGAYNSKFRGGGIEFSEVREYIPGDDVKRIDWNVSARHNSLFVKEFVEENELNIYLIVDLSASNNFGFKKSKLDLSFEVVVSLVFLALKNNDRLGLGIFTDQLEKFIPSKKGKRQLLRIIKELIEYQPKSKETNILKSLSTLKNKLKRKSVIYIISDFISDSYEKPLKILKLHHEVILINISDINEMKIPDIGYAYIEDSETEEQILVNTSSKIFQKQYSKIMNQKIIENQNSMKKIGVDIINLNNEESFDITINKYFRNKWRMKN
- a CDS encoding vWA domain-containing protein — its product is MEFGFINALFLFLLIPVLIFVYYKYNTGKKESILKFSTLKVIKQTNTKNNGIRKHSPFVLIILVLSLIIIALANPQIVTMGAEKGINIGIVLDGSESMAASDYNPTRLEAAKKAINSLIEKTPNTNNVGVVVFETGAGTISYLTPVKEKTINSISSIQQGTGATAIGDGLSLGIDMVSSILDKKRVIILLSDGIHNSGLVTPEQATQYAILNNVQVHTIGIGSENPVYLRDDIYGEPQYAELDELALQEIANSTGGMYFKSLDDKTLNEILLELNANLEYEKELSTIRDWFIGSAIIILLIDIYIIYGRFRIAA
- a CDS encoding SHOCT domain-containing protein, which codes for MALKSEASFKEYLKKLSDETIIRYYSDVEYSPFPILLIQEYTRRFEQKSKNEIIKDLKYQTRLAKKKTLEISQMAKKHKLIDDVTKQKSQEIVSQAKKKGFQITEKISDKRHVLGSKLKTTAKSKIQKTVKVGKSLKVSKKENLELLESLARLKDAGVITAKEFQEKKKKLLSTI